The stretch of DNA CCTCTTCCGGAGAAGGTACCAAATGCGCCGATCCCTCTTTCTGAAAATTGTTCAAGCTTGCGAGGCAAATTGCCAGTATTTTACTCAAAGAAGAAATGTGCGGGCTTAAAGGGATTTAGTGCATATCAAAAAAATCTCCGCAACTATGCGGGTGATTGCATATGGCGTTCTGGCTGACTATATCGATGAGTACCTTCGCATTGGTGAAGATACTACAATTGAGCCAGTGCGTAGATTTGCAAAAGTGATCATCCGTGTCTTTGGTCCTGAGTATCTTCGGGCACCCGACGAGGATGACGCAAAGAAATTGATGGCATCTAATGAGAGGAGAGGTTGGCGTGGCAATGCTAGGCAGCATTGATTGTATTCATTGGACTTGGAAAAATTGCCCGAAGGCATGGCAAGGAATGTATTGTGGCAAGTCTCGTGATGCAACAATTGTGCTAGAGGCCGTAGCATCCAATGATTTTTGGATTTGGCATTGCTTCTTTGGTATGCCGGGCACTCGCAATGATACCAATATGTTGCAACGGTCTCATTAGTTTGCTAGGCTTGCTAGTGGTGATGTTCCTGCTTGCAACTACACTATCAATGGGCATGAATACACAAAAGGGTACTATTTTGCAGATGGTATATACCCTCCTTGGTGCACCTTTGTCAAGAGCATCAAAGATCCCAAAACTAGAAAACATTGTGAATTTGCAAGGGTGCAAGAGGCAACCCGAAAAGACATTGAAAGAGCATTTGGTGTTTTGCAATTTAGGTTTCCCATTGTCCGTGGTCCTGCTCGTTTTGGGGATAAGAGAACCTTGAAAAATATCATGACATGTTGTGTTATCCTTCACAATATGATTCTTGAAGATGAGAGAGGAATGAACTTGAAATTCTTCTACGACAATGTGGGTAGCCGTGTCAAACCAGCTAGAGACTCTAACCGCATTAGAGCTTTTTCTTCAGACAtacaaggagattgaaaatgcaAACACACACTTTCAACTTCAGGAGGATCTCATTGAGCACCATTGGCAAAGGGCTGGACAGTGACTCATTTTTGTATTCATTTGTATTTGTATTCATGACAAGTTTTgtattgcattatttaagtttgcTTCGGtgatttgaataattatttaTAATGTGGATGATTATTGTATTATGTTtgatttgaataattatttagtttGCTTTCGTTTGTTGTATTATGTTGGATTTGATATTTGCGGGTTGATGAGACGTGAGATGCAGCGGCGCAAAAAGCAAACCTCGCAAACCTGGCCTGTAAAAGGCATATTCCACGAATATACTTTTGTATGTGTCTGTTTGGGGTGTCTGCATCTATAGCCATCCGCGCCGGCCCGCAAAGGTTGTTTTCCGCAAACAGCAAACGCGTTTTGCGGACGGTaggatgcggggtctgctagagttgctcttaggcATCGTACCCTTTTTTTTCCTCGCAAATAGGCAAAGCAGCATACCAGCAACGTGGTTCCTCGCAACTGGACTTATGTTGCAATGGAGTCCAACTCGATCGATGATCAACACGATATTGCAAAAATTCCTCTTGATCGCAGAACTAAGCATCTTATAATTGACATAAGAAAATTAAAGGACGGGGCACGGGGGTACAAGATTACACGCCCAATGGCAAGCAGAAGGGGGCTTGCATGAATCACAGCAAGGGGCAGGCCATGGCCAGCTATATCTGGCAGCCGCAGCAGCAGAAGAAGCAGGAGAGGGCGAGGCCAAGCACGATGGCTTCCACCACGTACATCACGCGGAACGCGACGGTGTCCAGCAGCGCCGACGCCCAGCTGCCCCTCAGGTTCACGGACAGCCGCTTCCACCGCAGCGATCGCGACAGTCCGGCCAGCCTCGACGCGCTGGCGCCGCCCAGATTCTTCCAGCGCCGCCGCTGCTGCGGTATCAGCCGCCGCAGCCAGCCGCGCCGCGGCTTCTCCGCGACCTCCGAGCCATCGGCAGCGGCCGGGGGCATCGGTGCCGCCTCGGGCGCCCTTCCGTTCTCGGCGCCGACGGACGAGTAGTGCCCCCGCGGCATCATCCTCGAGAGCAAACCCCTGCGGTGCCGCGCGCCCGCCGCGGCGGAGCTGGCTGTAGCCTGAGACATGGGCTCCGTCTCGTACGCCGTCTCCGGCGCTATGTCGGTCTTGATGATGCCCATCATAGCCATGGCTGAGCAGGAGAAGACCTAGTATATAGCTAGCCTAGGCGAAGAAGATTCAAGATGGTACGTTGTTGGACGGGACTGGGCGAAGACGTGCGGGGTGCGGTCAGGCGGAGACGGGAGGATATAAAGGAGACCGTTTCGATCTCGGGACTGGACGTGCCGAAACCTACCTATCGCCGTTTCGTGCTTTTTTCAAAGGAAAAAAGGAGATTGTGGCTTGAGCTGCTGGCTGCCGCTTTGTGCGTAAGGCATCCGCCAGACGGACGACTTAACAGCTCAGCTCGTGCTGTAAAGGCCGTTGCCGATGTTATTTGCAACCGCAAGCTCAGCTGGGAAGTTGTGCTGGAGTATATGTGTTGCGCTGGTCCGTTTATTATTGCTCATCGCATGCTGTCACGGATATACTCCTACTGTATTGTGCATAATATATGTTGGGCAGTGTTTATTATGCTGTCAGGTTGCAAAACATGGCGAATTTGAACAGAGTGCATGGACTTTCTAGAACGCCAGGGCAGGTTCAGGGCGTATCTGAACTGAAAAGGCCGGCAGCGGCAGGTCACATACAGGGTGGTGGTAGGAGTATATGGTTCTCGACTCTCGAGTGCTGCTGGAGTCCAACTGGCCGTGACAGCCGGGCGTGCAGTGCAGTGCAGGCCTACATTACACTGCACGCTTCCCTGCTACTGCTAGCCTATCGTTGTTGTTTTCTTTCGCTCGCCAACGGCTTGCAAATTCGCCTCTTGTCGGGCAGCGGCCGTTTGGTCAAAAAAGCGCAGGTAGCCTCGAGCGATCATAAACCGTTAGTTAATGCTGGCTGAGATCAAGGTTTGGGACCGGCTGCCCCAGGTGTCTGGCTGTGCTTCTCCCATTTGTCGTCACCTGCGTGCCTGTAAAAGATGCATGTTACGTACTTGGGATAACTTGCTGCAGCGACACCGGACCAacatcttcaccgatcaccagtGACTGAAAGTTGGAGTAGCTGGAACCAACCACACCCGCACGAAGCGTATGGCGGTGTACTTACAGCTGACCTGACATCGACTTCCATCTTTTATGGAGGTCAAGTCTACTTTCTACGTGTACGTACGAGATCAGGCGACTCCTGTCCGTCAGGAGCACAATGCATATGCGCGTCGCTATAGGATCGCTCTGGCTCCAAGTGAATTATTCTATCGTCTCGATTCGTAAAATAACCGTTAATTTATAGTTTTCGATAAATAAAAATAACCCCAACAGAAACTTTAAACGTGTCCAACACATAAAAAAATTTGAGGAACACTTCCCTCTCCGACCCACGAAAACACAAGCTCCCCACCCGCCCCGTCGGTGCGCTGTATCCCGCGAAAACGGTTGACGGGAGGGACATCTCAACGCGCGCTCCCCACATCCCCTACTGCAGCCGCCCGCCACCatcgccgccaggctgccccttGCGTTTCCGGTCATTTTCGTTAGCGGAATCGCGTCGCCGGGCCGCACTAGGCCCAGGTCCACTCGCCGGTGCCCTGGATCCGCCGAGTCGAGCCGTCCCCAGGTCGCCGCCGCCATGGATCAACCGCGGCCGAGTCGCCACCCGCCTCGGATTCGCCGAGCCGCCCCCGGTGAGCCCCTTTTTCTGCCCCTTGTAGCTCGACCGCATGTGAAATTTCGTTGATGCGAGCTCGGATGCGGTTTTTTTAGATGGATTTGAACCTTTGCGAGCAATTTTTGCTTGAGGATTCGTCCTCGTCCGACGAATCGGACATGGAATCGATGCTCGAGCGGCATAGGTAGCAGATGGTGGTAGCGGTCCCAGCCGTGAAGGAGGCCGAGGATCGAAACCGCAGGAGACGGTGAGGATCGACCTTCGGCCGTCTTTGCATCCCTCGCAATCGCCATCTCGGGAACATGTTATTGATGCAAGACTACTTCGCGGACAAtcctactgagggagtcctggattagggggtctccggactgccgaactatatcctttggccggactgtcggactatgaagatacaagattgaaaacttcgtctcgtgtccggatgggactctacttggcgtggaaggcaagctaggcaatacggatatgtatatctcctcctttgtaaccgaccttgtgtaaccctagccccctccggtgtctatataaaccggagggttttagtccgtaggacaacagacaatcataccataggctagcttctagggtttagcctctttgatctcgtggtagatcaactcttgtaatactcatatcatcaaaaacaatcaagcaggacgtagggtattacctccatcaagaggtcccgaacctgggtaaacatcgtgtcccctgcctcctgttaccatcagccttagacgcacagttcgggaccccctacccgagatccgccggttttgacaccgacattggtgctttcattgaaagttccactgtgtcgtcatcataaggaggatggctcgcctcgttgtcaaggacaacatcacctctgggggagccctggctgtaggccaaactctccaactaaacggcttcgtcatgaccgcccgctcggccacggcgccgacgatgacttctcaggtcatcgaaaatagcctccacatcggctcgaaatttgccgagcagatggatccgatggagctctcctctctgaacgagctcttggatcgcatcgccgctctgagagtcactacggactacgatcggatcgggcttaaacccgatcaaagggagattaactctccgccggccacccatcagatagcggtggtggaggagcaatgcggcgattctccctctatcctgaggacgaactatgtccggattcccgagctctcgaGCCGGATACTCGCTCACGAGAGTACACCGCCCTAACCCTGAATCCAGAATCAGGCCGCATACCGAACCCAcagggcaacatcccggagcccgaattTCCAAGATCGAAAACTCCCCTGCCCCGGGATCATAGATTGGGTCAAGGTccggacttaaatccacccacccacctagatacaaacgatctttcccacattaggcaagcgccccaagagatagtacatcactattgggccagattcctccttgtaatgaacaaggtcaaggactgtcgcgaggaagacgcaatttcgttcttttgcaacaattgcacgaaCAAGGGAGTCCTCAATgtcataagtcgccgtgacataacacacttcgctgacttggcggccatagtacggaaatactgtgcgatggaaagtgcctggaaaacccaaacacaattttgggataatccggctctgacaaaacccccagtccggACTAAAaaggtgcactctcataagtcgtccgactcaattacaaagaagcaaaagcccactacagggcatggaaccgtattggagggatggcttaacgggccctgcaaaatccatagtacagcggataccatatcaacacacagccttagagcatgttgggtactccggcaggtgtcCAAAAGCGGTGAGGGTCTCCTCACTCAAAATACCTCAGAGCACCTTCCCACAGATAACAATATAGTattgacggtcttcgagaccttcgcctcaaataataggtgCAAGCGAGCACTCCGCAACCTTACCGAAGTCTGccatgtggcagcaataaatccatggagcgacacggctatcaccttcaatgccagtgacgaacctaaatccCGAACAACCCAAACACCAGCCGATTTGGttctcagtccaattgtggacggctttcggctcactaaggtgctcatggacggcggcagcggattaaacctcatttatgaggaaactctccaaaaaatggaaatagacagcaaccgtattgagcaaagcagtacgaccttccgaggaatcatcactagtcgggaggcacgttgcgctggaaaaatcacacttgatgtggtattcggcactccagagaattacaggtccgaagaaattacattccaagtggccccgttcagtagcggataccatgcccttctagggcgggaggcattcacgatttttcaagccatatcccattacgggtacatgaagctcaaaatgcctggacccaatggaatcatcactctagttagtgatccggacctagcactctgcgccgaagacaaaacagccgcattagccctcgaggcattatccgaaacccttgtggcggaggagttaaccgtgctgcgctccacggtggacagggacgacgtgatgcTAGACAAAAGAtacaagtccacctcctttaaaccagcggacgaaatagttaAATTCCAAGTCTATCCAACGGGCCCCACAAAAATAGCATCCATTGGGGAACAGTTAGACCCCgttgtagacgccgcactacgggagtttctgcgcgagaattgggatatattcgcctggcatccttcagacatgcgaggaatcccacgcagattggccgagcatagccttaatattctaaaaggattcaagccggtcaagcagactcttcggcgtttctctgaacctaagcgacaagccatgggagaggagctggccaagctactggaggccggatttattaaaaaaataaaacatccggactgactagcaaacctggtgatggtaccaaaggaggacaaatcctggcgcctatgtgtcgacttcaaaaaccttaataaagcttgcccaaaggatcccttcccactccctcgcatcgatcaaatcatcgacgctaccgcaagacacgaatcattgtgcttcctcgacgcatactccggttaccaccggattaagatggcggagtctgatcaagccgcaacggcatttatcacgccatacggccccttctgttttaacacaatgcccttcaggctcaaaaacaccagcgcaacatatcagcgcatgatccagacatgtctggaaaagcacatcggtaagactgtggaggcatatgtagacgatgtggtcattaaaaccagacacgtagactctttaatagacgacttgaggctcacgttcaccaatctccgaacatacgacattaagctcactccggaaaatgcgttttcggcgttcccgcCGGAAAGCTCATGGGCTTCAccgtctccagtagaggaattgaagcaaatctggCTAAAATCTGAGCcctgtcgcagttggctatcccaactgacctcaagcaaatccagaaattaactggatgtgtggcggctttaagccgctttatctcccgattaggagaaactGCACTTCCCCtctatcgccttcttcggcgtaccgaacacttcgagtggacggacgcagccacggccggactgaAAGAAATAAAAGGCATCCtagccaccaacccaatcttggccgcgccaactgttgacgaaccaatgctattatatatagcggcaactcaccaagttgtaagcgcagtgctcgtcgtcgaacgagagatggacggacataaattcccacttcaaaagccggtatattatgtatcaaccgtcctcactccatgcaaatcacggtacccacattatcaaaagataccatacgcggtattcatggcatcccggaaatttacgatactactttcaagagtgttcaatcacggtggcctccgaagtaccactcaatgacataataaacaaccgcgatgccacgggccggattgccaaatgggccatcgagctcctcccgttcgacataacatacaaaccacggcgagccattaagtcgcaagtattggccgatttcgtcgccgaatggacggaagccggactccctaaagagtacggtgcatactccaattggatcatgcacttcgacggctctaaaatgctggctggtctgggggctggcgtcgtcctgacgtcccccaccggagatacagtgcaatacgtactccaaatactatacacggactccaataatgcagccgaatacgaggccctattacacggtctccggatggcagtctccatgggcatccaacgcctagaggtgcgtggggactcgaacctcgcaatatcccaaataaatggagacttcgatgccaaggatctgaAAATGACGGCATATCGCAACATCGttctcaaaatgtcagctcggttcgaggggcttgaattccaccatgtggctcgggaacaACCAGGCGACGGAcatcctcgcccgtatcggcgctaaacgcggccctgtcccaccgaacatcttcctggaaagactgtttaaaccatctgtggtatgggaaggggacaccggcaaaaATAGTCCAGACCCGGCCATAACCCCAGATACCGAACACTccgacacaatcggaggctctgccaccaaaataacactttcagcccacgtgataatgg from Triticum urartu cultivar G1812 chromosome 3, Tu2.1, whole genome shotgun sequence encodes:
- the LOC125548500 gene encoding uncharacterized protein LOC125548500 is translated as MAMMGIIKTDIAPETAYETEPMSQATASSAAAGARHRRGLLSRMMPRGHYSSVGAENGRAPEAAPMPPAAADGSEVAEKPRRGWLRRLIPQQRRRWKNLGGASASRLAGLSRSLRWKRLSVNLRGSWASALLDTVAFRVMYVVEAIVLGLALSCFFCCCGCQI